From the Thermodesulforhabdaceae bacterium genome, one window contains:
- the rpmE gene encoding 50S ribosomal protein L31, translating to MKKGIHPPYHQAVIKCACGNEIHVGSTKKELKVEVCSKCHPFFTGKQKLVDTTGRVEQFLKKYKDYQIQE from the coding sequence ATGAAAAAAGGTATTCATCCGCCCTATCACCAGGCAGTTATTAAGTGCGCCTGCGGAAATGAAATCCATGTTGGATCAACTAAGAAGGAACTAAAAGTTGAAGTCTGTTCCAAATGCCATCCTTTCTTTACCGGTAAACAGAAACTTGTGGATACTACGGGAAGAGTTGAACAATTCCTGAAGAAATACAAAGATTACCAGATTCAAGAATAA